One bacterium DNA window includes the following coding sequences:
- a CDS encoding monovalent cation/H+ antiporter subunit D family protein has product MTMAAPMETPRLLLAILAPLIGSAAVMLTGKRPNVRETCSFITATILFGTVVSLLPAVLAGEKLVYHLFSILPGVSVTLRADAFSMVFALVASSLWMVTVIYSMGYMRGSHEHAQTRFNACFALALFGAIGCAFSDNLFTLYLFYEIVSISTYPLVAHHQDQEGYEGARKYLTYLTATAKGLVLPAMIMTYVLCGTLDFSLNIRDGIFPSDASRVMVTITYICLILGFAKNGIMPFHSWLPGAMVAPTPVSALLHAVAVVKVGVFSTTRVMLFLFGVVKMDDFNLGIPTAYFVSFTILAASLIALSKNNLKARLAYSTVSQLSYVILGVALLTPVGIEGGIVHIVNHAFAKITLFFCAGAIYVASHKKDISDMKGLGRVMPFTFAAFGIAALSMIGVPPVGGFISKWFLLVGAMDAAQIGIVVVLLLSTILNIGYFAPVVYSAFFGKPADPHAYDGVREAPLTMVVPLLITASLSVAVGIYPDFFLNLIKGVFV; this is encoded by the coding sequence ATGACGATGGCCGCTCCCATGGAAACCCCGCGTTTGCTTTTGGCAATTCTTGCGCCCCTGATCGGATCCGCGGCGGTGATGCTTACCGGCAAGCGCCCGAATGTGCGCGAGACCTGCTCGTTTATCACGGCGACCATTTTGTTCGGTACGGTGGTCTCCCTGCTGCCTGCCGTGCTGGCTGGTGAAAAGTTGGTCTATCATCTTTTCAGTATTCTACCCGGTGTTAGCGTGACGTTGCGGGCGGATGCCTTTTCCATGGTCTTCGCGCTCGTTGCTTCTTCCCTATGGATGGTGACGGTCATTTATTCGATGGGCTACATGCGGGGCTCGCATGAGCATGCCCAGACCCGCTTCAATGCCTGCTTTGCGCTGGCTCTTTTTGGCGCCATCGGCTGTGCCTTCTCGGATAACCTTTTTACGCTCTACCTGTTCTACGAAATTGTCAGCATCAGCACTTATCCGCTGGTGGCTCATCATCAGGACCAGGAAGGGTATGAGGGCGCTCGCAAGTATCTGACCTATCTGACGGCCACCGCCAAGGGGTTGGTGCTGCCGGCCATGATCATGACCTATGTCCTCTGCGGAACACTTGATTTTTCACTCAACATCAGAGATGGCATTTTTCCGTCGGATGCCAGCCGCGTGATGGTGACGATTACCTACATCTGCCTGATTCTGGGCTTTGCCAAGAACGGCATCATGCCCTTCCATAGCTGGTTGCCCGGCGCGATGGTGGCCCCCACGCCCGTGAGCGCGTTGTTGCATGCCGTTGCCGTTGTTAAAGTCGGTGTGTTCTCCACGACGCGCGTGATGTTGTTCCTGTTCGGCGTGGTCAAGATGGATGACTTCAATCTGGGGATTCCCACGGCTTATTTTGTGTCATTTACGATTCTGGCGGCATCGTTGATCGCCTTGAGTAAGAACAACCTGAAGGCGCGGTTGGCCTATTCCACGGTGAGCCAGTTATCCTATGTAATTTTGGGTGTGGCTTTGCTGACACCGGTGGGGATTGAAGGCGGTATTGTTCATATCGTCAATCATGCCTTCGCCAAGATCACCCTGTTCTTCTGTGCTGGCGCCATTTATGTGGCATCGCATAAAAAAGATATTTCCGACATGAAAGGCCTGGGGCGCGTGATGCCGTTTACCTTTGCGGCATTCGGTATAGCGGCATTGAGCATGATTGGCGTGCCGCCAGTGGGGGGATTCATCAGCAAGTGGTTCCTTTTGGTGGGTGCCATGGATGCCGCACAAATCGGGATCGTGGTGGTGTTGTTGCTTAGTACGATCCTGAATATCGGATATTTTGCGCCAGTTGTGTATTCTGCATTTTTCGGTAAGCCCGCCGATCCCCATGCGTATGACGGGGTGAGGGAAGCCCCGCTAACCATGGTGGTGCCGTTGCTGATTACTGCGTCACTCTCAGTGGCGGTAGGTATTTATCCCGACTTTTTCCTCAATCTCATAAAGGGAGTGTTCGTATGA